The following are from one region of the Streptomyces rubrogriseus genome:
- a CDS encoding AAC(3) family N-acetyltransferase yields MPTPPPTGPLVTRGSLAAGLRELGVRTGDTLLAHSSLSSLGWVCGGPVAVVQALLDVLGPDGTLVVPTQTGDLSDPALWTSPPVPEEWWEAVRAATPPYDPLITPSRGVGVVPETVRTWPGARRSAHPQTSFAALGARAAEVVAGHATDCRLGERSPLAALERLDARVLLLGAGYDACTAFHLAEYRIPAPLVEVGRPGPVGWERVTEVSITSERFDELGHDFERDRPVARGRVGAADVRLFSLPEAVAYAGRWLPVHRPRE; encoded by the coding sequence ATGCCCACGCCCCCTCCGACCGGCCCACTCGTCACCCGCGGCTCGCTCGCCGCCGGGCTGCGCGAACTGGGTGTGCGCACCGGCGACACCCTCCTCGCGCACTCCTCGCTCAGCTCGCTCGGCTGGGTCTGCGGCGGCCCCGTCGCGGTCGTCCAGGCGCTGCTCGACGTCCTCGGTCCGGACGGCACCCTGGTGGTCCCGACCCAGACCGGCGACCTCTCCGACCCGGCCCTGTGGACCAGCCCGCCGGTGCCCGAGGAGTGGTGGGAGGCCGTGCGCGCGGCGACGCCCCCCTACGACCCGCTGATCACGCCCTCGCGCGGCGTGGGCGTGGTCCCGGAGACGGTCCGCACCTGGCCCGGCGCCCGGCGCAGCGCCCATCCGCAGACCTCCTTCGCGGCCCTGGGCGCCCGCGCCGCCGAGGTGGTCGCCGGCCACGCGACCGACTGCCGGCTGGGCGAGCGCAGTCCGCTGGCCGCGCTGGAGCGGCTGGACGCCCGGGTCCTGCTGCTCGGCGCGGGTTACGACGCGTGCACCGCCTTCCACCTCGCCGAGTACCGGATCCCCGCCCCGCTGGTGGAGGTGGGGCGTCCGGGGCCGGTGGGCTGGGAGCGGGTGACGGAGGTGTCGATCACGTCGGAGCGCTTCGACGAACTGGGCCACGACTTCGAACGGGACCGCCCCGTCGCGCGCGGCAGGGTCGGCGCGGCCGACGTACGGCTGTTCTCCCTGCCGGAGGCGGTCGCGTACGCCGGGCGGTGGCTGCCCGTGCACCGCCCTCGCGAGTGA
- a CDS encoding ABC transporter permease, which produces MTTTTGTPGNTGASGTAGTYAPRPGAAPLGRMIAAQAVLETKMLLRNGEQLLLTVIIPTLLLVLFSSVDIVDTGAGEAVDFLAPGILALAVMSTAFTGQAIATGFERRYGVLKRLAASPLPRWALMTAKSASVLVTEVLQIVLLTVIAFALGWSPHGNPAAVLLLLVLGTAAFSGLGLLMAGTLKAEATLAAANLVFLLLLVGGGVIVPLDRFPDAAQDVLGLLPISALSDGLRDVLQHGAAMPWGDLGILAGWAVVGLAAAGKFFRWE; this is translated from the coding sequence GTGACCACGACGACAGGGACACCGGGGAACACCGGCGCGTCCGGGACCGCGGGGACGTACGCGCCCAGGCCCGGCGCCGCTCCGCTCGGGCGCATGATCGCGGCCCAGGCCGTGCTCGAGACGAAGATGCTGCTGCGCAACGGCGAACAGCTGCTGCTGACGGTGATCATCCCGACGCTGCTGCTCGTCCTGTTCAGCTCCGTGGACATCGTCGACACCGGGGCCGGGGAGGCGGTCGACTTCCTCGCCCCGGGCATCCTCGCGCTGGCCGTGATGTCGACGGCGTTCACCGGGCAGGCCATCGCCACCGGCTTCGAGCGCCGGTACGGGGTGCTGAAGCGGCTGGCCGCCTCCCCGCTGCCGCGCTGGGCCCTGATGACCGCGAAGTCGGCGTCGGTGCTGGTCACCGAGGTGCTCCAGATCGTGCTGCTGACGGTGATCGCCTTCGCCCTGGGCTGGTCGCCGCACGGCAACCCGGCGGCGGTGCTGCTGCTCCTGGTCCTCGGCACCGCCGCCTTCTCCGGGCTGGGTCTGCTGATGGCCGGCACCCTCAAGGCGGAGGCCACGCTGGCCGCCGCCAACCTGGTCTTCCTGCTGCTCCTCGTGGGCGGCGGCGTGATCGTACCGCTGGACAGGTTCCCGGACGCGGCGCAGGACGTGCTGGGGCTGCTGCCCATCTCCGCCCTGTCCGACGGGCTCCGGGACGTCCTCCAGCACGGCGCCGCGATGCCCTGGGGCGACCTGGGGATCCTCGCCGGGTGGGCGGTCGTGGGGCTCGCGGCCGCGGGGAAGTTCTTCCGCTGGGAGTAA
- a CDS encoding ABC transporter ATP-binding protein: MRSEPVVQVQALVKRYGTKTAVNGLDLVARTGVTAVLGPNGAGKTTTVETCEGYRRPDSGTVRVLGLDPVRQGAELRPRIGVMLQSGGVYSGARADEMLRHVAKLHAHPLDVDALIERLGLGSCGRTTYRRLSGGQQQRLALAMAVVGRPELVFLDEPTAGLDPQARRATWDLVRDLRGDGVSVILTTHHMDEAEQLADDVAIIDTGRVVAQGSPEELCRGGAENTLRFTGRPGLDVASLLKALPPDSAAAELTPGSYRVNGEVDPQLLATVTSWCAQHGVMPDRISVERHTLEDVFLELTGRELRS, translated from the coding sequence ATGCGAAGCGAGCCCGTGGTCCAGGTCCAGGCCCTGGTGAAGCGGTACGGCACGAAGACCGCGGTGAACGGCCTCGACCTGGTGGCCCGCACGGGTGTCACCGCCGTGCTCGGCCCCAACGGGGCGGGCAAGACGACCACGGTCGAGACCTGTGAGGGATACCGCAGACCGGACTCCGGGACGGTGCGCGTCCTGGGCCTGGACCCGGTGCGGCAGGGCGCCGAGCTGCGCCCGCGGATCGGCGTGATGCTCCAGTCCGGCGGCGTCTACTCCGGCGCCCGCGCGGACGAGATGCTGCGCCACGTCGCGAAGCTGCACGCCCACCCGCTGGACGTCGACGCGCTGATCGAGCGGCTCGGTCTCGGCTCGTGCGGCCGCACCACGTACCGCAGGCTCTCCGGCGGGCAGCAGCAGCGGCTCGCCCTCGCGATGGCCGTGGTCGGCCGCCCCGAGCTGGTCTTCCTGGACGAGCCGACCGCCGGCCTCGACCCGCAGGCCCGCCGCGCCACCTGGGACCTCGTGCGGGACCTGCGCGGCGACGGGGTCTCGGTGATCCTCACCACGCACCACATGGACGAGGCCGAGCAGCTGGCCGACGACGTGGCCATCATCGACACCGGCCGGGTCGTCGCCCAGGGCTCTCCGGAGGAGCTGTGCCGCGGCGGCGCCGAGAACACCCTGCGGTTCACGGGCCGCCCGGGACTGGACGTCGCGTCGCTGCTCAAGGCGCTGCCCCCGGACTCCGCGGCGGCCGAGCTGACCCCTGGCTCCTACCGGGTGAACGGCGAGGTGGACCCGCAACTGCTCGCGACGGTGACCTCCTGGTGCGCCCAGCACGGGGTGATGCCGGACCGCATCTCGGTGGAGCGGCACACGCTGGAGGACGTTTTTCTGGAGCTGACAGGCAGGGAGTTGCGCTCATGA
- a CDS encoding helix-turn-helix transcriptional regulator, giving the protein MKNVGEAPQEELATGERSTRNRVARSILDHGPSTVAELAGRLGLTQAAVRRHLDALVADDVVEAREQRVYGARTRGRPAKVFALTDCGRDAFDQSYDKLAADALRWIAEQEGGEQAIAAFARARIAAQSGAYRAAVESVPAEKRAEALAKALSEDGYAATARSAPHPQQGEQLCQHHCPVAHVAEQFPQLCEAETEFFAELLGTHVQRLATIAHGDGVCTTFIPKTSHAPPPARAPKNTANASASTAGRNPA; this is encoded by the coding sequence GTGAAAAACGTCGGTGAGGCTCCGCAGGAGGAACTCGCGACCGGTGAGCGGTCCACCCGCAACCGCGTCGCGCGCTCCATCCTGGACCACGGGCCCTCGACCGTCGCCGAGCTCGCCGGACGCCTGGGCCTGACCCAGGCCGCCGTCCGGCGCCACCTCGACGCCCTGGTCGCGGACGACGTGGTCGAGGCCCGCGAGCAGCGGGTCTACGGCGCGCGCACGCGCGGGCGGCCCGCCAAGGTCTTCGCGCTCACCGACTGCGGCCGGGACGCCTTCGACCAGTCGTATGACAAGCTGGCCGCCGACGCCCTGCGCTGGATCGCCGAGCAGGAGGGCGGGGAGCAGGCGATCGCCGCCTTCGCCCGGGCCCGGATCGCCGCCCAGTCGGGCGCGTACCGCGCGGCCGTCGAGTCCGTCCCCGCCGAGAAGCGCGCCGAAGCGCTGGCCAAGGCCCTGAGCGAGGACGGGTACGCTGCTACCGCGCGGAGCGCACCCCACCCCCAGCAGGGCGAGCAGCTGTGCCAGCACCACTGCCCGGTCGCCCACGTCGCGGAGCAGTTCCCGCAGCTGTGCGAGGCGGAGACGGAATTTTTCGCCGAGCTGCTCGGTACGCATGTACAGCGTCTCGCGACCATCGCGCACGGCGACGGGGTCTGCACCACGTTCATTCCGAAGACTTCGCACGCGCCACCCCCGGCGCGCGCGCCCAAGAACACCGCTAACGCATCTGCAAGCACGGCCGGGAGGAACCCCGCATGA